A region of the Channa argus isolate prfri chromosome 3, Channa argus male v1.0, whole genome shotgun sequence genome:
CTTTCCCTGATTTGCTCCTCACTACCACCTTCCCATTACACTATTGTCACAACACCCCCTTCTCAGACGTGTGATTGCAGCACAACAGGTTGCCAGGCTAATGCCTCTTGCAGCTGTCTTAGCTGTTTACTAGGCTTTAAACAGACCCCGAAGTCTTCAGATAAAAGCTGCACATGAAGCACTATAGGCAACATCTGACACGTCACCTtgtctctcccccccccccccaaatcaGCTGCGAAGGCATAGCTAAACTAAACAGTCATCTTTATACAAGGCTGTGTTGACAAGATATTTTCTATGGTCCTTGACCGATTTTGTTGCTTCGGATGATGAAAGATTTGTAACAGCTGAATGTGTATTTTCATTATGTTCAGTTAAACTTTTTTGGCCGTTAAAACTTGGGTATGAAGTAGCCtattttattatgaataacCATCCACAACAGTCAGTACCTGCAGGTATCTCTGCACCTGTTGGTGCTCAAGTTAAGCACAGTCTACTAGGTAGTAATATCTGTAACAACCAAAGATCTGCATTCAGCATTGTTCAATGGGTTACAACTGACTCTTCAGCTTCAGAATATCACAGTGGAGGCTGCATTGGATGCGATGAGTAACATAACACACCTGCCTGTATGTATCTTTGGCATTATCCCTTACTGATGTCATGTCAGTGTTCAGGCCCTTCATTATTTGGATAAATTgcttgtaaaatttaaaatggaaaatctgaCTACAGATGCTATATTGTGTTTAGATACACGTTTAATTTTGACCTGTGATCAGTATTTATGCTTCTGTAGAACACTAGTATTTCTGCCTTTTCAACaatcaacaaaaaatacagatgCATTATTTAATCTTAAATCTAAGTAACTTAATAATTAAGTTTAATCtctaaacaacataaaaagtcATGTCTGAAGACAAAGGAGTGACACTTATAGGAATAACACTCAATACATGTTGACCCTCATATTAGTGGATTGTCAGCTAAActtaaactttttattattgCCTCTCAATTTTATGTATTGTATGTTAATAGGCCTGCATTTACTTTTTTGAAGCAGTAAGTTTGGTTATTGGGCAAGTAAAACATCTCTCTCACTTGCCCAAAGGGGCCAATGGTCAAAgtttaatgtcaagccctggtTAGAGATAGAGAGAGCTGCACTACACTGTGGGCTGTTGTCAGTCCATCAGAATGCTCACATGCTCAGCTTTAAGGTTTTTAGTTAATTGGGTTAATTGGTAAGTGTACATATGGTCATGTTTACAGTAATTGAACATTAGCCAGCTTGCTCTGATTTAATGTGACTGTAGATGAGAAATCTTGAGCAGAACTGATGTTATTCTGAAACTGATGCACTTACATTCATAAACTGAATTAAGTGGTGTCATCTGGGCTTCTTCTGTCCTTCCTATGCTCCGTGAGAGGCTCAGCTCTGCCCTCAGCCACAGTGTGGGCACAGAGATCAGTTGATGCTAAATGATGAAATATGTGTAATTGTCTGACCGACAAATTGCTCTTCCATtatgcaggtctacttgtggttccaaGAAAAGTGATCTAGTTGTTGTTCTGCtattaaaacacatgaaatggactcacattttatatatatatttttttttcataaagtaGACATTCATGCTTAGCAGAGTTGAGAGATTCTGTATTAATCACTAAACCTCTTCTCCCTGCTTTCCAGGATTTGGAAGAAGGGCCTGATGATGACTCTGACAGTGAGGACGGAGGTGACGATGAACATGACGAGTTGTAAGGGTTGCGAAAGGAAGGatgaggagagagagtgagagacaagTTCTGCCCCAGACCTTTCAACCAGTCACCATCACCACCTATCACCTTGTGGACCTTCCCTGTCCTGTGAACATTTATACTTCCCCTTTACCTGCCTCTTGGTCAGTCAGTCAGCCGGCCCACTAGCCAGCTCACCAGTTGGTCATCAGTATGGCAGggctttttttttgccagccACATCTCCAGCCTCACAACTTCTGGCCAGACTGGTCTTGTGCCACCTAGGGGGACTCTGTGGAACAGTGTGGGAGACCTCAATGCCTTCTCAACAATGATTCACATCAACTGTTTGCCTTGTATATTTTAAACCAAATGCTAAACTGGCATTGAAATCGAGTTTCGAAAGGTGTGTTTTGCTGATGAATTTGCTCCCCTCTTAACGAACGTCTTGCCATTGTGGATATGAACTAAATGAGTGTTGTGATCTGTATTTGTAGGTAATAGGGAGTCTAATGTTTTTCCCTCAGATAAAAATTAACGGAACCATAACAATGTGTGGTGGCTTTGTAACGACTGATCTCTCAGGGGTTATGGGGGGGCATCTagtagctgtttttgtttttcattgtcttCACTAAGATAAACCCCCACAGAACCTGTCTATTCTAGCACAGAGTGCCCCCCATTTGTAGCTGAGAccaatttttatatatatatatatttttttttttttttttttaatcaggggaagtttttggtttcatttaagTCCTGCATTTTCTTGCTTCAGTCTTCTAATTTCAGAACAGCTACTGACTATTTCCTAAAAGGAAAGGTTTTGGGGGAAAtcctattttatttaattgctttcattaggagtttttttttttgtttgtttttttttatgtttgtgtccaGCTGTAGCCAGTAAGCCCTGTTGGGGCATTTTGCCCCCTTGGACACATTCTCTCTGACCTGAGATGGTTTTTGGAACCAGTTCTGATGGGTTGCACTGCATTCATGCCTAATCAGAGATTTTTTGTGGTTATTAAAGCAGACAGAGGTTTACTGTTAAAATTAGTTTTGAGAGAAGTGTCTAATAGATATCTAAAAGGGGGAGAGAACGGTTGCACagccccaccccctcccccataCTGTACCTCATGCATCCATTTTGGATCTACCTAACTCCCttattgcctgtgtgtgtgtgtgtgtgtgtgtgtgtgtgacataaaATTCCTGCGATTACTCAAATGACTGGTTTATATAGTCATTTATCAACAGGAACatgatgtgtgtatgttgctTGGCAGGGAGGGGAGGCTTGAGTAGAGAAAGGTGATCGGTTTGATGTACAGTGTTGggggaaatttaacaaagcaTTCCATCATATCCAAACTAATGTGGACAACATGAAATGGTGgccaataaacaaaataaaataaaaaaaagtgcctGCAGTCATTTGTCAAAATGCAGCTCCATTGGTGTTCCAGAGTGTCCAATACAACAAAGCATGATCTCCAACCTGCGTAGTTTGTGTGGTggtggtttattttttttgataaCTTGTTTAGTTGTAAAACATTTGACCAATTTCACCATATTTAATGACCAAAAGAAATTCTCATTAGCCCTGCTGCACTTGTAGTGCTAATTGTAGCATGGTAAAATATGACACCTGCCAAACATCAGGATGTTTGCATACTTGTTTTGTGTTAATCTTCACACTTGGCTCCAACCACCTATGCCTATTCTTGGTTTCATCTACATTGCAGAAATCAACTGATGTTGATTATTGTGTGGTTTCTACAAACCCGTTGCACCTCTACTTTAAGGCTCCTGTGAGTCACTGTGAGGTTTAAATAATGTTGCCCACTCCACTCAGGCCATGACTGGTACAGGCCAGTAACACTGAGGAGACCAAAAAACACATCTGCCCATTTAGAGGTGGAACTAGCCCAGGATTAGCAGCTATCTGAGAGCTGCTCTTCATGCTACTGTTGCTATGGTCTAGTGTATCATGACTTAGTTGGGTGGGGTTTTTTCCACTAATCCGTGTCAGGAAACTCCAAGAATTTACAGTCCTACAATAAGCCAAGCAGCTGATATTTACAAGTATACTGCAACAGATGTTGGTATCATGTTTATTAATGTAGCATTAATAAACAGCCATAGTGAATGAGAGATTTCAAACTGGAACCTTCTGGCGGATCAACACTGATTAACTCCAGCTCAAGGTGTTGTGTTCATATTCATTTTCCACAATGACCAACGATGAAAATTAAAAGGTGATACCATTAGCGTAGTATGGTAAAGAAAAGCAACTAGCGTACGACCCTTGGACCAATATTTAGCATTTGTGCTGCTTTTCACAAAGattttttcaaatgttgcaTCACTGATTTCTCAGTAGTTAGTAAGGATGATGTTTACCTGTACATTATTTGGAAATGATCATTACCCAACCAGTGTCTCACGTCAGACAGGAGGAGACTGAAGATGACAGCAGCCATACCTGACTGTTTATGTCAGTGCAGGTAATAGTAAACAGTCTACACATCGCCCTCTAAGCACCGGAAGTAAACCGCTTTTGTCCTGCCTGGTGTTTACTAGAAGCCTTCAGCCCCCTCTGAGTCACCACTTTCTTAAGTGGGGTGTGTGGGGGACAGGTTACTGCCTGCCGTGTGGAGACGTGAGCTGAATCAGGCTCGTGGGAGGGTCCTAACCCACAGGGATACTCATCTTCCATATCTTGCCACTGGATCTGTGAGGTGTCACGTCTTAAAATAGCCCGACAGGGAGTATAAGAAGACACAGAGGCTTGGCCCCGCAGAGGAGCAAGAAACTGGACAGCAAGAGAGCCACGCTGAGAAGATCTGACTGACCAACCTTTCTGCAGGAGAACAACTGAGCTCACATTGATCTGAGAGAATCTGCTTTAACTGGAGTTTGGAGGAAGTCAAACCAAACTGTTGTGAGTGAATTAACCTGTTTTTtactgcagggaaaaaaaaaaaaaagagcatgatTCTGACCACAATGAAATACCCATGTCCCGTGTCCCAGGCCATGGGAATCAAGGCTTACAACCAGGGCATCAGGGTCAACTGCAagagctctgcctctctgaagcCAGTCCGCAGCGTGCACTTCCCCAATGACATTCTTTTCCTGGACTATGTACGCCACGGCGAGCTAGAGAGGATTGGACGATTCATCCGAGCCAAGAGAGTCAACCTGGACACCATCTACCCCTCTGGTGAGAGCCACTGAAACAATAACGTAACCCTACTCCTGCAATTTTTAAAACCCCAAACATCCCCCTAAACTCATTGATGCCGTCTTCCTCATGCAGGCATGGCTGCCATCCATGAGGCCGTCCTGTCTGGGAACCTGGAGTGTGTGAAACTGTTGTTTCAATATGGAGCAGATGTCCACCAGAGAGATGAGGAGGGGTGGACGCCGCTACACATGGCCTGCAGCGATGGCTTCCCACACATTGCACGGTAAGCATCTCATTTATTTGTGACTAATTAAATAACTCTTTTGGTTTCAAGCAGTACCACAGTTTGTAAGTGGCAATGACAGGAAGGtggtaaaacataaaatatacaaagttATAGAAGTAATCTAAAGGCTACAGCTCTAAACAGACCAAGTAAGACTGCAGACCATTGAACTGagctaatgttacatttttttcacttttgtattAAATTTTCTATATTAGGGAAAATTATTTAGTAATTTGTCtttcaaaagttattttaaaattgttcaaTGTGTTTCTGCTGATGAAGCTTCCAGTTTCTCTCAAATAATATTCAGTAGGAGGTAGCTGACATTTCACATTCACAAGCACATGGCAACACACCTacaactccacacacacacacacaccacaccacagACGTAAGACAAGCTGGAGGATCGGATGCACTCTTTGACCTCCCCTGACACTGACTTACAGCAAAAACTGACAGGACATTTGCCAAAGATCTGACCTTTTTGACTAAGCAGGGTCACATTGTGTTTCTTCCAGCTACCTTCTCTCGCTGGGTGCTGACCCTGAGCTGGAGAACAACTGCGGGGAAAGGCCGGCTGACCTCATTGACGAGGAGAACAAGGAGCTGCTGGAGCTTTTTGGGCTGGCTGacaatgactgaaaaaaaaaaaacttggccCTTAAAGCCACAAACTGGCCTGAAAACCTCACTGCCCTCTTATGTGACTGCTCTGATGTCAAAAAAGGTCACGTCAGTCCACCATCCTGAAGTATGTGAGCTGCTCCATCTCCAAAGGTCAGCCACTGTGGATGTCTGGTGAGAGGAGGGCAGACAGGGCTCACTGGCTGCCTCCTGAGAAGAGACGTCTGCTGTTTGAGGGTCCTTTCAGATCTCCAGCAGTGCAGTGATGGAGCTTCAGATCGCTCTCAGTGAACTGAACAAATCATCATTTGATTTGAAGTTGTCATGTTTATTTAGCATGTCACTGGAATTAGGACGGCTGGTGGGTGTTGTGAAAGCTGAATCTGTAGTGGCTGTAGTTCTTTGGATGCCGAGATCAGCAAAACCACACAGGCTTGTGTTGACTGTTAGGTTAGCAAATGTTTACAGCTGATCGGTTTTTCCAGATCCAGCAAGTGGTTTTTGTGTATTCTTGCCTCGTTTTTAGTTAATTGCATTCAAAATCTGAGTTGTCGTGACCCCGATTAAAGCCTGTTTAAATCTTCCACAAACTGTGTGCAACAAAGCACAAAtgcttgttttcatttctcaaaAGACTCAAATCAAAATTTTTATATACAAAATTTGTTTGTATATCTAATATGAACTGGTACAAATTGCTTCATCCCCTCATATTTTGGCCTGTTTTCATAACTTTGCTGTTCCTGCCTGGAACACCCCCTTTCTACCTTTGTTCCAGGAAGCTGGTTTGAGCAAAACAAAGCACCCTCGATAAAACCACTGTGCGCCACCTGCATAACATCAGACAGCACACATTTAGCCACAACTGACTATAGTTGTGCAATTAGCAGATAAAATCTTGAGATTAGATTAGACAGaccagaaagaaaagaggagtgTGTATTAGCCTTTCATTCATCTGGTTGACAGAAACAACAATGCTGTGTTTGGTGAACAAGTAACCACACAGCTGCTCAAGTGGCCAAATCaacttttgaaattttaaaccTATTATAAGGTAATTTGATGTACAAACATACTATATAATCGTTTCAACTGTATTTCTGTAGAACCTTTTGAACCAAATATAAACTACCTTGGAGGTGCCTCTTCCGAATCATTGGTGCAAACACAAAAGAATCTGGTTTAAACTCATCAAACAGGATTAAAGTCAGAATCAGTCAGCggcaaaataaaatgcaggtcagatgtttctacactgttctcctcttctttttcttatgGCTGTTTgatttcaggggtcaccaccgTGAATGATCTGCCTCCATCTATCCctatcttctgcatcctcttctctcactgcTGCCAGGCTTCTTGTGAGGAATGAAACACTGTTACTCAAAGGAAGCACGCAAAGCAAGAGGCAGCGTGCTTGTGATGTGTATTTTAATTACATgctaaatatatttcaaatgcCCTTAACATTTGATCAGATggacaaatacaaaacattacattatttacagCTCATATAAAATGAAACACGTGAGCAGGAGTGAATGAGTTACAGAGCAGCAGCGCCTCCACGGGCTCATTCTTTGAACTTCCACTCCTGTCGGCACATAGGACACTGCTGCTGAACCTGCTGCGAGTTCAACCATTTCAAGATGCAGTGCATATGGAAGCAGTGAGAGCACTGACCCCAGACCAACGGGCAGTCGTCACCAGGCACCTTACCTGCAAACAAGTTTATTACATTTCCAGCAATCAGAATTACTATAGTATTTACGTGTTCATGTTATTGAAATATCTCAAATAAAAGACTAATTTGACAACATTTCACATTACAAGCACAATTGCAATTTTTCTGTAACTGGATAATGGCATGTAACACTCAAGATGTTATTGCACTGCATATTTCATCGAATGAgatgaaatgcaacatt
Encoded here:
- the ppp1r27b gene encoding protein phosphatase 1 regulatory subunit 27b isoform X1, which translates into the protein MILTTMKYPCPVSQAMGIKAYNQGIRVNCKSSASLKPVRSVHFPNDILFLDYVRHGELERIGRFIRAKRVNLDTIYPSGMAAIHEAVLSGNLECVKLLFQYGADVHQRDEEGWTPLHMACSDGFPHIARYLLSLGADPELENNCGERPADLIDEENKELLELFGLADND
- the ppp1r27b gene encoding protein phosphatase 1 regulatory subunit 27b isoform X2, with translation MGIKAYNQGIRVNCKSSASLKPVRSVHFPNDILFLDYVRHGELERIGRFIRAKRVNLDTIYPSGMAAIHEAVLSGNLECVKLLFQYGADVHQRDEEGWTPLHMACSDGFPHIARYLLSLGADPELENNCGERPADLIDEENKELLELFGLADND
- the anapc11 gene encoding anaphase-promoting complex subunit 11, which codes for MKVKIREWNGVASWLWVANDENCGICRVPFNGCCPDCKVPGDDCPLVWGQCSHCFHMHCILKWLNSQQVQQQCPMCRQEWKFKE